One Methanobacteriaceae archaeon genomic window, TAACACCAATAACTTTTTTGCTTGGGAATAGAGTTACAACACTCATTCCATCATCAACATCAATGTTAATAAATCTTGGATGTTTACCATATTCAGTTTTAATTTTAATTATTTTATCATTTTCAATAAGTTCAGCATGTTCAAATTCATCACTTATATCGGTAGAATACCAATGTTGAGGAAGTTTAACTCTAATATCTAACATATCTAATAACTCTTTAACATGCATTTAAATCACCATATTTAATCAAACTAAAAAATGAATTTTGTTTTTATCAATATCTCCAATATTATGAGGCTCCGGAATATCATCAGAATGACCAATAGCCAAAATGCCGACAATTCTATAATGAGAGTCGACTTTTAGGATATCACGTACAATTTCTTCTGAATTTTTACCATCACGATTTCTCAAATGGACCTGAACCCAACAGCTTCCCAAATCCAATTCTGTTGCCATTAGATGCATATATGTTAGTGCAATAGATGAATCTTCACACCATGTATCAGCAATCATTGTATCTGCTAGAACAACAATAGCTTTATTTGCATTTGCAATCAAATCAGCACCATGATCTTTGCATTTGGAAAGTTCTTCTAAAGTTTCTTTGCGATTGACAACCATAAAGTTACACGGCTTTCTGTTCATGCTTGTTGGAGCAAGAAGTGCTGCTTGTAATATTTTACCAAGCTCTTCTTTTGTAACAGGCTCGTCAGTAAATGTCCTTGTACTTCTTCTTTTAAGCATGGTGTCAATTAACCTCATAATTTAAAGTTTGTATTTCACATATAAAAAATATTTGATATAATTTTAGAAAAAATACTGGCGAAATATGTAAACATTTAATAGAAATATCATACATACATTATTACATTAGGTGAATTTTAATGGATTTAATAGTAGCAAAATTTGGTGGTACCTCTGTTGGAAATGGAGGAAGAATTAAAAAAGCTGCCGAATCAATAGCAAAAGAATATAAAAAAGGAAAACAAGTAGTTGTTGTTGTATCTGCAGTCAACAAAACAACAGATGACTTAATAAAGCTCGCTGATGATGCAATTACTTGTAACCTCACGGACAGACAACATGCTGAAATTGTTGGTATGGGTGAGAGAACCTGCGTTAGATTATTCTCTGCTACTTTAGAATCATTAGGAGTCAAATCAACATATATTGACCCATATTCAGATTTATGGCCAATTATTACCGATTCCAACTACCTTGAAGCAAAAATTGATTTTGATAAGACAAATGAAAAAGTAAATAAACTTAGAAACTTATTAGATCAAGGAATTGTTCCTGTTGTATGTGGATTTCTTGGAAAATCAGGCAATCACATGACCACATTAGGTCGTGGAGGAAGTGACATTACTGCATTTTTAATTGGAGAATGTTTAAATGCAAATGAAGTAATCATTGTAACTGATGTTGATGGAGTTTTATCAACTGATCCAAGAAAAATATCTGATGCAAAGCTTCTTGAAAGCATTACTGTTGATGAGATGAAAACTCTTGCAACACACGGAGCTCAGGTATTGCATCCTAATGCACTTGACTATAAACATCCAAAAATTGATGCTAAGATTATTAACTTTGAGCACGGTGATTTAAGTTCAAAAGGAACCAAAATTATTGGACCTAAAGACTACAAACCAATTGATTTGTATGAAAATCCTGTTGCATCAATAACAATTGTTGGAAAAAGTTTATTAAACAAAGTCGGAATTGTATCCACACTTTCAAATATTCTTTTGGAAAATGGAATCAATCTCTTTAAGATGAATCCTCACCATAACTCAATTACTGTTTTTATTGACAGTAAAGATGCAAATAAAGCATATGAGTTATACCACGATCATGTTATTGAAAATGAAGATTTAAGCTCAATTTCACGTGATAAGGATACTGCAATGTTTAGTATAACAACTCCTGAAATCAATGAAATTACTTTGACACATCTTTTAGTTGAAAATGACATTGAACCTGTCTTAATCAACTATACTAAAACTGAAATTTTATTATTTGTTGAGTGGGAATTCAAGTACGAAGTTTCCAAATTACTCAACACTTACAAAAATTAATTAATTGATGTAGATTACACAATTCTAAAAACTAATTTTTAAAATTTACATCAATATTCTTAACTTTTTAATTCAAATTCTTGAAGAAATAATCTTAAGTTTCATTTTAATTAACCGAAGAATTGATTTAATTAAATGAGAACTCATAGCAAAAAATAAGATAATCTATTTTTTAAAATTTCAAACAAAAAAAGACAGAATTATAAAAAGTTCTATAATGTTGCAGTTTGCAACAATATAGACTTGTACAAAAATTCAAAGTGCGGCAGGCACTTTGAATGGCATTTTTCACGACTTATTATTAGCCATCATTATTTATTAATTTTCTATAATATAAATTAAATGGTTTTGTTCTGAAGGTTTATGAAACCTATAATTTAAAACCAGTACCTACAAACTGAGCAACATCACGACCGACATCATCACTGACATCTACAATAATAATAGAGGATGTTCTTCCGTTTTTACGACAATAAGCCTCAGCAGTTAGTTTATTTCCTTTAGGTGCAGACAAATAATTAATGCTTACTTGTTGAGCAACAGTCGGTTGATGGAGCTGATTAGATAAAACAGCAAATGCAAAATCAGACAATGTGAAGATTACACCACCCATAACACCACCATAAGCATTTTTATGAATATCAGTTATCTCTAGAGAACAAATAGCTTTATCTTCGGTTAATTCATCTAGAGTAACACCAGTTTCAACTGCAAATTTATCCTTATAAAAAAATTCTCTTGCTTCTTCCAATGAATTAAAATTAGCCATAAAACTACCTCAATTTATAAATTAGTAATAGTATTAAATAAAGTATTGCCCAAATATTAACTAAGGAGAAATATTATGTCCAAATTAACATTTAAAATAGCTGAAAGAACAGATTCAAAATTAATTTTAGAATACATTAAAAAGCTTGCAGATTATGAAAAAAGATCAGATGAAGTAATTGCAACCGAAGAGTCTATTGAAAAATGGGTATTTGATGAAAAACAAGCAGAAGTAATATTTGCTCTTGAAGATGATATTCCAATTGGATTTGCATTATATTTCTTAAGTTTTTCAACATATCTCGGTAATGTAAATATGCATTTGGAAGACTTATTTATCGATCCAGAATACCGTGGAAACGGATACGGAAAAGCATTACTCAAAGAACTTGCAAAAATAGTGCTTGAGAGAGGTTACGGTCGTTTTGAATGGACCTGTCTTTCATGGAACCAACCAAGTATTGATTTTTATGAATCAATCGGAGCTAAACAAAAAGACTGGAATGTATTCCACTTTACCGGTGATGAACTTAGAAATTTTGTAGATGAATAAACCCATTTACTTTCTTTTTTTAAACAATTTAATAAAATAAAAAGATATTTAAATCCAGATTAATAAAATTGTTAAGTGAAAGATAATTCTTTCATGAAGAGATAAAATGTGATTTAAATATCTGAAAAATACCCAGATTTTATAACATATCCTAGACAGTTAAAAGGATACACATGGTATAAACCATTATTAACCATAATCCTTGCAGGAATCTTAACTAGTGTCCTTTACAATGATTCTTGTCATTGTTGTTTCAGGAGGAAGCACTTCTGCAATGGCAATGTTAAACGGAGGATATGATGGATTAAACACATACTCTTTCAGAGGTCTTGTATCATTGGCATGTACTGGAATGTTAGTACCTGCAACATTAATAGCTGCAAGACTTGTTGGAGGAAGACCAATTTCTTCATACTTACATTCTAGAGAAAGCTGGAACTGGAAATTGTTTATTTATCCATTGATAATAACAGTATTAGTTCTTATAATCCCGTCAATATATCTTATATACACACATAAGTTAACATTTGACAATCATTTTACAATTGTAACATTATTACTTACTTTGATTCTTGCACCACTACAAACCTGTGGTGAAGAACTCTTATACCGTGGAGTAATAATGCAGACCTTAGGATCCTGGTTTAAAATACCAATTTTAGCAATTATCATACAATCATTGCTTTTCGTAGTTATACACCCATATAACTTAATTGGAATGGTTGACATCTTATTCTATGCTCTTTTCTATGGTATTGTTTCCTGGAAAACAAAAGGTCTTGAAGCTTCAATGGCTATGCACACAGCAAATAACACTTTCTTATTTATCTTGCTTGGTGTAGGATTAAACTTCTTTGGAAAAGATACAAGTATGGAAATTTTCTTATTAAATGCAATATTTACTGGAATTATTACAGTAATTGTATTGTTCTTAAATAAGAAATATAACTGGTCAGAAAATTAAATAAAAGGAAAATATTTACTTTCCCAATTCTTTTTTTATTGAAAGAAACATGTTTTAAAAAATATTACAGGAGAAAACAATAATGGAACACCCAAGGATTTTACATGTTATCTTCAGCAACAATGCTAGAAAGTTTCAGTTATTTTGTATTCGCAGTGATACTAGTACTTTATATGACTGATGTATTGCATTTTACAGATTCATTTTCAACATATTTCTTTGGAATAGCTTATGGTATGACTTATTTATTCCAAATAGTTGGAGGATATCTAAGTGACAGATATTTAGGAAACAGAAAAGTAGTATTGATCGGAATAATTTTAATAGCAATTGCACAGTTGATTTTTACATATGATGCAAGTCCATATCACATATCAGCAAATATGGCAAATCATTCCACATTTTTATACACAAATCAAGAAATATTATTCCTCATTGCAGTAATTGTAATGTCAATTGGAGTGAGCTTTTTTACAGTAAGTATAACTTCATTTATTAGTTTATTTTACAAAGAAGACTCAAAACTTGTTGATTCAGCATTTTCAATATTCTACTTATTCAGAAATATTGGAGGATTTCTTGCACCAGTAGTTGTAAGCAGTGTTGTAGGTATTCACGACCCTAAATTATATCAGTATGGATTTTTATATGGCTTTATTGCAATAATCGCATGTTTAATTCTATTTTTAGCATTTAAAAACAAAACTTTTGTATCTGTTGATGGAAAACCACTTGGAGTTACACCATAATTTAAACTTCAAAAAGAAAATAAGCAAAAAAGTAGTGCTAAATTAAGCAAATCAGAAATCAGTAATTTAAAAGCAATTGCGTTAATATTAATGGCAGTTATTGTATTTTTAATGTTCAGCCAACAGATATTTACAACAATTATTCTTTTTGCAAAACAGCACGTAAACAATATACTTCCAATTATTAATTCACAAATATCCCATTCACTTTATGTATCTATAAATCCACTGTTTATCATAATCCTTACTCCAATTTATCTTAAATTATTCCATAAACTCAGTGAAAAGAATATGGCAGTTAATACATATACAAAAATAGGAATAGGATTGTTATTAACAGGAATTGCATTTTTAGTTCTATTTATTGCAACACATGATTTAAATGCAAATACAAAAATAAACATGGTTTGAATCATATTATTCAGTTTCTTTTTAGATAACGCAGAACTACTTATAATACCAGTTTCTTTAAGTTTAACTTCGAAATTAGCACCAAAAAAATATGCTTCATCAATAATGGGGATATTTTATGTTTCATTCAGTATTGCTTCAATAATTGGATGAGTTCTAGCATCAGCATTCCCGAATAATAGTGCAACAATGCTACTCAATACAATTCCAATTGCAAATATTCAAACATATTTCATGATATTTGCAATAATAGGGCTTCTTTGTGGAGCGTTATGGTTATTATTTAGAAAGAAAATTGAAAACCTTACCACAATATAATAATGGTTAAAGTCAGTGAAACTGGCTTTACAACCATTTCACCATTATAAAACTAAAAAAGAGCTATTCTAAATCAAATAGCTTATCTTCATAGTTTTCAACAAAATATCTTAAATTTTTTCTACCCCTTACAGTAAAAGTGTGGCCTTCTTTTTCAAGCATTTCTTTTTGATATTCTATTCCACCAGGAAACTTCGGATTTAATTCCCCATCTTTTTTAAGAGTTCTCCAGAAAGCTATTTTATTATCATCACGCTCTTCACTAGCTTTTGATGCTAATGATATAAATATTCCTGCGGTAAGTGGGCAAGTAAATTCTGCATTATACTTTTTAGCCAAGTATTCTCTTATTTCAACCATTGTAATTACTTTTCCTTCAGGAATTTTAGACATGATTTCATGATATTCAATTGGTGGTGCAAGAAGCATGTTTTCTCCACCATAACGTTTAATAGACTTTTCATCTTCAATTTTGATTACTTTTGGCATGTCCTTTGAATCATGCAATTTCTCATTAAAACTTTTAAGTGCAATAGTTTTAAATTTCACTTCAAAAGTATAAAATATTATTCTAATAATTGGAATAATGTTAAAAAAAGTAGTTTTAATTGAATGAAGATTATCTTGTTAATTGATAAGATTAAAAATTAGTGTATTTAAGAGGGTGAGAGAAAGATTTTCCCATCACAAAATGTGATGGAGAATTTATCTTCTCAATGATGTTTTCTCTATTTAATTTAAATATGGCTGAATCTATACGATTCCTTGAGCATTCATTGCGTCAACAACTTTTTTGAATCCAGCAATGTTTGCTCCTGCAACATAGTTTTTCTCCATGTCGTATTCTTTAGCAGCTGCGTCAACATTTGCAAAGATGTCTTCCATAATACCTTTGAGTTTTGCGTCAACTTCTTCAAAGGTCCAGGATAATCTTTGGGAGTTTTGAGACATTTCTAATGCGGAAGTAGCTACTCCACCAGCATTGGATGCTTTACCTGGTGCGAATAATACGCCATTTTCTTGTAAGTATTCAGTAGCTTCAATAGTGGTTGGCATGTTTGCTCCTTCAGCAACAGCAGTAACACCATTTTCAACTAAGATTTTTGCATCTTCTAAGAGTAATTCGTTTTGAGTAGCACATGGTAATGCGATGTCACATTTAATGGTCCATACACCTTTACCTTCGTGGTATTCTGCGCTTTCTCTTGCTTCTGCGTATGCAGTTAATCTTTCACGTCTTACTTCTTTTACTTCTTTGAGTAATTCTACATCGATTCCTTCTGGGTCGTAAATCCAACCGGTAGAATCGGAACAGGTTACTGGTTTACCGCCTAATTGTTGAGCTTTTTCAATAGCGTAAATTGCTACGTTTCCAGCTCCGGAAACTGCGATAGTTTTACCAGCAAGATCAATGTCATTTGCTTTTAACATAGCGTTAGTGAAGTATAATAATCCATAACCAGTAGCTTCAGTTCTTGCAAGGGAACCACCGAAGGTTAATCCTTTACCAGTTAATACTCCTTCGTATAAGTTTGTGAGTCTTTTGTATTGACCGAATAAGTATCCTACTTCACGAGCACCTACACCGATATCTCCAGCAGGTACATCAGTGTCAGCACCAATGTGTTTTGCTAATTCAGTCATGAAACTTTGACAGAAAGCCATAACTTCTCTATCAGATTTTCCTTTAGGATCAAAGTCAGATCCACCTTTTCCTCCACCAATTGGAAGTCCGGTTAAGGAGTTTTTGAAGATTTGTTCGAAACCTAAGAATTTAATAATACCAACGTTTACAGAAGGGTGGAAACGTAATCCGCCTTTATAAGGTCCAATAGCACTGTTGAATTGTACACGGTATCCAGTGTTTACTTGTACTTGTCCGTTGTCATCTACCCAAGGAACACGGAACTTGATTTGTCTTTCTGGGTTAGCTAATCTTTCAAGAAGTGCATTTTTTCTGTATTCGTCTTCATTTTCTTCAATTACAACTCTTAAAGATTCCATTACTTCACATAAAGCTTGGTGAAATTCTGGTTCTCCAGGGTTTTGTTCAATAATAGTTTCAATTACTTCATCTACGTATGACATAAATTATTCCTCCAAAATTAAATTTCTAATTTATTTGAGAATATTATTAAATTAAATTTTTTTGCTGACTTTGCAGCAGATTTAACAATATAATTAATTATATGGATGTTCTCATATTTAAATATTATTCAATTTTTAGTAAAATATTAAATCAAATCCCATATATTTTAATAATTATATTAAACAATGTACAATAAAATATAACAAATAATAATTAATTGAACATAACTTTTAAGATAAAAATTTAAAATGTCTAACTAAAATAATCAAAAAATGGACAAAGTCGGAAAATCATTGCCAACCAACAAATTCCGAAGTCATGAAAAATACAAAAACCACATTTTCAAACTAAAAAATCATGAAAATCCGAACAATATATAACAGTATTTTTAAAAAAAATAAACAAAAATATATAGAAAATAAAAAAGCACATTGCTTTATATACCATTATCGACAATATACAATATATCATACACTGAAAATTAAATTTTAGTGTACAAACTAGCAAGGTGATTTAATGAACGGGGACAAAGTAACAAAAACACAATATGATAAATTAAAAAACAGCTATCTTGCAAAAAACAGAACACTACACTCATTGTATGTAGAAATTAACGAGGAAACACCAGTAAACCAACAGTTATTTTTTAAATTAATCAACAAGATCCGCCAAGAAGAAGGATTAAGTGATTATTATACAATAGATAAAAAGAAAAAAAGAGAAGCAATATTATAGAAAAATTTGGAATTTATTCCAAAATTCTATAATTAGTATTCAACATAATATCTTAAAACAGCAGCAATACCACCAAATGCTCTGAAAAGTTGCATACCTTCTTCAGTTTCAGTGGAAATGAATTCTACAACAGTATTCATTTCTTCTGCTTTTTCAACAAATTCATCAGCTAAATCTTTAGACGCTACTTCTTTAAAAGTATCATTACAGTTAGGACATTTTTCATCGAATTTATCTGCTTCAGCCTGAGTTTTAACAGTTGCTTCAATTTGAGTACCACAGTTGGTACATTCAAATGTTTTACGCATGCTGGATAAATCTTCAGAGATAAGTAAAGTGTCTACAGCACCCATAATCAAGTTAGTTCTAACCTGATTTTCACCGTAGGAACATAATCCTTTGTCTTTGGTTAATTCTTTTAAGAATCTTTGAACTTGTTTTTTCTCATGCATTACATCTAAGTTATCTAAGATGTCTGCAGATTTATCAATAACTTCACGAATACCCGGTTCTCCAGTATATGAAGTATCTACTGTTGCAATTATTTTGTCTTTAAGTTCATATTGGAGGTAATCTCCTTGAATGAATTCTTCTTTGGTAAAACCAGGTCCACCAACAATAATTCCTTTTAAATCATCTTTGAGATCTAAAAAGTCATCATTCATATGTTCTCCAACACGTTTTTTAAACTCGTGAGCAGCAAGGTCAATTACACGGTCAAACCTTCTTTGTGATTGTCCCCCAGCCTTGTGCTTACCTGGAACACCACTGGTCAAGTGAGATAAAATATTAACTTTTTTACCTTTTAATGTAGCAATAGTAGCTTCTTTTCTGTCAACTACTGCAAGACCGTAGGTATCTCTTTCTTCAATGATTTCTTCTAAAGGTTCAACGAAAAATTCGTTGTTACATTTATACCAGTAGGTTGTAATTGGTTCAGGTGGTTCTAAAACGAATTTTTCCATCTTTTCAGTACCCGGACCACCTTTAGGAATCATACCTACAAATAAAACTAAACCATTTGCAGGAGGTTGTTTGTATAAACGTATGCTTTGTAAGATTACTTCAATTGCAGATTGTACATTTTTTCTTGTTTGTTTACTCTTAATGTTAGCACTTTGTCCGAGTTCATCTCTCATGTGCTTACCAACATCACTTAATTGTTTATCAGGCGGAATGTAAACGGAAACAAGCTCTGTACCTCTACCTCTTTTTCCAGATAATTCTTTTAAAGTTTTTTTGAATTCATATAATTCTTTTGATGATACTTCAGCCATGTTATCCCTTATAATAATTAAATCAGTATAATAGTATAAATTATCTTTTTTTATATATAAATAATTAATGAAAAAATAGCCTAATTTTGACTAAATCACCAAAAACAATAATATATAATTAAAAGAAATAAGAATGTAATGAAATGGAAAATTGGTAATGTTAAAATAGCAAATCAGATAGTTCTAGCCCCAATGGCAGGAATATGTGACCATGCATTCAGAAGTATAATTAAAACCATGGGTTGTGGTTTAATTGAAACTGAAATGGTTTCAGACAAAGCAATAATGTACAATAACTTCAAAACCCAAGAAATGCTATTTATGAAAGATGAGGAAAGACCTATTTCACAGCAAATCTTTGGCTGCGGCACAGAATCATTTAAAGTAGCTTCACAATACATTTATGAAAATATGAAACCTGACATTATCGATATCAATATGGGATGTCCTGTTAAAAAAGTAGCTATTAAATCAAAGGCAGGAAGTGCTCTTTTAAAAGATCCAGACAAAGCAAGAAAGATTGTTGAGACTGTTGTAGATACAGTTCCAATACCAGTTACTGCTAAAATTAGAAGTGGATGGGATGAAAGTAGCATTAATGCAGTTGAAATGGCTAAATTAATAGAAGATGCAGGTGCATCAGCAATTACTGTTCATCCACGTACCCGCCATCAAAGATATGATGTTCCAGCAGACTGGTCTTTAATCAAAGAAGTTAAAGATAGTGTTTCAATCCCAGTTATTGGAAATGGAGATGTTCGCTCCTGCTATGATGCTAAAAGAATGCTTGATGAAACTGGCTGTGATGCGGTAATGATTGGAAGAGCAACTCTTGGAAATCCATGGCTTATAAAACAATGTATTGACTATATTGACCATAATATTGAGCCTGAGAGAATTTCAGTTGAAGAAAAAATAAAAATGGCAAAAAGACATGCAGATATTCTTGAAAAGACACTGCCTGAAAAATTAGCAATTTCAAGAATGAGAACCCAGACTGCATATTATATGAAAGGAATGTATAGAACTGTTGATATAAAGCCAAGATTATTCAAAATGAACACAAAAGAAGAAATATTTGATTTATTGGATGAATATTTATCAACCCATAAAGATGATTTTGTAAGAATGTTCTAATTAAAAAACTTTATAAGACATTATAAGTTAATTATTAAAGTAAGTGATAGTATGGTTTTAAGAAGATGCCCACAATGTGGTTCAACAAGTGACGACCAATATGGTTTTTGTATTAAATGTGGTTATGAATTTCCAAAAATAGACCCAACAAAAAAACAATGTCCGTTATGTGGAGTAGAAAATCCTGACGAAGCAGAATTTTGTGTTAAATGTGGAACACCATTAGTATTGAATAATTTTAATGCTCAAGGAAAAATAAATCCAATTATAATTAATAAAAATGCTGGAGCACCTGTTTCAGCACCAGCCCAAGGAAAATGGACTAGATTGATTATCATATTTGGATATGTTTTCTCAATTTTAGGTGGTCTTATAGGATTAATCCTTGCACTTTATTTAGTTACAAGAAAAGACCCAAGCCTAAGAAAACACGGAATTATCCAGCTTGCAATATTCGGATTCTATGTTGTAGTAATTGCTGCACTATACGCAAGTGGAATGATACCGCCTGAATTAATAACTAACTATACTCAACTACTCGCTGGAAACTTTACCCGCTAAAGGTAAATACATAACAATAGCACCATCACCATTTGAATAATACTTAGGAACAACCCTATCCTGTTTAAAATTAAATTTTTTGTAAAATTCAATAGCTCCAGTATTGTTTTCATTAACTTCAAGAAAAATTGTATCTAAATTAAGTAAGGACAATATTGAGATCGCCTTAACCAAAAGCTGGGTTCCAGCTCCCAAACGTCTGTATTTTTCATCAACAGCTATTGAAATAATATGTCCGTTAAACTCATATTTAACCCAAAACATTACATAACCAATTACATACCCTTCATGTTCAGCTACTAGAAATCCTATACCCATTTCATATAACTGCTGAAACATTTTCATCCCGTATGATTGGTCAAAAGATGAATTTTCTATTTCAAAAACTCTTTTTAAATCATTTGGATTAAATTTTCGTATAATCATAATCAATAACTATAAAAAACAATGTATTTAATACTTTGGTTATATTAATATTCTATTGAGGATTAAATTATGTGGCAAGATTTTGGAGATTATATTTTAAGTCAAGCTGGAGATAAACCAGTCAAAATTGCAGAAATAGGTGTTGGAAAGTTTGATCAGATTTCAAACCTTTTATCTGAAAAGGAAAATGTAACAATAATAAAAACAGACATCATTCCTAAAGATGAAAGTGTAATAAAAGACGATGTTACAAACCCAAATTTAGAATTATATGATAGTGTAAGCATTATCTATTCAATCAGACCTCCAAGTGAGCTTCAGCCCCACATAATAAATCTTGCACAAAAAATCAATGCACAGCTAATCATAAAGCCACTTACAAATGAAGATTTGAATACTGGCAGAGTAAAAATGAAATTAAAGAATCATAAAAAAGCTAGTTTTTATATTCTAAAATAATAAAAAACTTACAACTCATGTAGATTAAACAATATAAATCAAATTATTTCAAATAAATATACAATATAAATGATTTTAGAATGAATTAAATATATGAGTTTAATACAAAGTGCAATAATTTTTAATGATAAAACAAAGAATTTTATATTTAGAAAATCCCTGAAAAGTGATAAAATGAAAATCCTGTTACTTGGCGGTACAAAAGACTCCATCAACATCATAGAGTTTATCAAAAAAAACTATGATGCATACATTCTAACAACAACCACAACCGAATACGGAGCAAAACTTGCAAATGAAGGTGGAAGTGATGCTACAATTGCACGCCCAATTCCAAAAGATGAGTTAATTGAAATAATAAAAAATGAAAACATTGATTTACTTATTGATGCAACCCATCCATTTGCAAAACACATAACTCAAACCAGCACAAGTATTGCAAAAGAGTTAAAATTACATTATATGCGCTTTGAAAGACCTACCACCAACTTAGAAAACATTGATACAAGTAACGTGCATTATGTAAATTCATTTGAAGATGCAGGAAAACTAATTGCAAAAGAGTATAGCAAAGGAAATGTATTACATTTTGCAGGAGCAAACACCATGGAAGACATTCTAAAAAATGTTTCTACAGACAGATTCTACCCAAGAATTTTAAAAGTGGAAAAATCTATTGAAAAATGCAAACAGTTAAATGTAAATCCTAATCACATAATTCCAA contains:
- a CDS encoding nitroreductase family protein, whose amino-acid sequence is MRLIDTMLKRRSTRTFTDEPVTKEELGKILQAALLAPTSMNRKPCNFMVVNRKETLEELSKCKDHGADLIANANKAIVVLADTMIADTWCEDSSIALTYMHLMATELDLGSCWVQVHLRNRDGKNSEEIVRDILKVDSHYRIVGILAIGHSDDIPEPHNIGDIDKNKIHFLV
- a CDS encoding aspartate kinase, with the protein product MDLIVAKFGGTSVGNGGRIKKAAESIAKEYKKGKQVVVVVSAVNKTTDDLIKLADDAITCNLTDRQHAEIVGMGERTCVRLFSATLESLGVKSTYIDPYSDLWPIITDSNYLEAKIDFDKTNEKVNKLRNLLDQGIVPVVCGFLGKSGNHMTTLGRGGSDITAFLIGECLNANEVIIVTDVDGVLSTDPRKISDAKLLESITVDEMKTLATHGAQVLHPNALDYKHPKIDAKIINFEHGDLSSKGTKIIGPKDYKPIDLYENPVASITIVGKSLLNKVGIVSTLSNILLENGINLFKMNPHHNSITVFIDSKDANKAYELYHDHVIENEDLSSISRDKDTAMFSITTPEINEITLTHLLVENDIEPVLINYTKTEILLFVEWEFKYEVSKLLNTYKN
- a CDS encoding PaaI family thioesterase; translation: MANFNSLEEAREFFYKDKFAVETGVTLDELTEDKAICSLEITDIHKNAYGGVMGGVIFTLSDFAFAVLSNQLHQPTVAQQVSINYLSAPKGNKLTAEAYCRKNGRTSSIIIVDVSDDVGRDVAQFVGTGFKL
- a CDS encoding GNAT family N-acetyltransferase; the encoded protein is MSKLTFKIAERTDSKLILEYIKKLADYEKRSDEVIATEESIEKWVFDEKQAEVIFALEDDIPIGFALYFLSFSTYLGNVNMHLEDLFIDPEYRGNGYGKALLKELAKIVLERGYGRFEWTCLSWNQPSIDFYESIGAKQKDWNVFHFTGDELRNFVDE
- a CDS encoding type II CAAX endopeptidase family protein; translation: MILVIVVSGGSTSAMAMLNGGYDGLNTYSFRGLVSLACTGMLVPATLIAARLVGGRPISSYLHSRESWNWKLFIYPLIITVLVLIIPSIYLIYTHKLTFDNHFTIVTLLLTLILAPLQTCGEELLYRGVIMQTLGSWFKIPILAIIIQSLLFVVIHPYNLIGMVDILFYALFYGIVSWKTKGLEASMAMHTANNTFLFILLGVGLNFFGKDTSMEIFLLNAIFTGIITVIVLFLNKKYNWSEN
- a CDS encoding MFS transporter, with protein sequence MLSSATMLESFSYFVFAVILVLYMTDVLHFTDSFSTYFFGIAYGMTYLFQIVGGYLSDRYLGNRKVVLIGIILIAIAQLIFTYDASPYHISANMANHSTFLYTNQEILFLIAVIVMSIGVSFFTVSITSFISLFYKEDSKLVDSAFSIFYLFRNIGGFLAPVVVSSVVGIHDPKLYQYGFLYGFIAIIACLILFLAFKNKTFVSVDGKPLGVTP
- a CDS encoding MGMT family protein; the encoded protein is MKFKTIALKSFNEKLHDSKDMPKVIKIEDEKSIKRYGGENMLLAPPIEYHEIMSKIPEGKVITMVEIREYLAKKYNAEFTCPLTAGIFISLASKASEERDDNKIAFWRTLKKDGELNPKFPGGIEYQKEMLEKEGHTFTVRGRKNLRYFVENYEDKLFDLE
- the gdhA gene encoding NADP-specific glutamate dehydrogenase, translating into MSYVDEVIETIIEQNPGEPEFHQALCEVMESLRVVIEENEDEYRKNALLERLANPERQIKFRVPWVDDNGQVQVNTGYRVQFNSAIGPYKGGLRFHPSVNVGIIKFLGFEQIFKNSLTGLPIGGGKGGSDFDPKGKSDREVMAFCQSFMTELAKHIGADTDVPAGDIGVGAREVGYLFGQYKRLTNLYEGVLTGKGLTFGGSLARTEATGYGLLYFTNAMLKANDIDLAGKTIAVSGAGNVAIYAIEKAQQLGGKPVTCSDSTGWIYDPEGIDVELLKEVKEVRRERLTAYAEARESAEYHEGKGVWTIKCDIALPCATQNELLLEDAKILVENGVTAVAEGANMPTTIEATEYLQENGVLFAPGKASNAGGVATSALEMSQNSQRLSWTFEEVDAKLKGIMEDIFANVDAAAKEYDMEKNYVAGANIAGFKKVVDAMNAQGIV
- the prf1 gene encoding peptide chain release factor aRF-1 codes for the protein MAEVSSKELYEFKKTLKELSGKRGRGTELVSVYIPPDKQLSDVGKHMRDELGQSANIKSKQTRKNVQSAIEVILQSIRLYKQPPANGLVLFVGMIPKGGPGTEKMEKFVLEPPEPITTYWYKCNNEFFVEPLEEIIEERDTYGLAVVDRKEATIATLKGKKVNILSHLTSGVPGKHKAGGQSQRRFDRVIDLAAHEFKKRVGEHMNDDFLDLKDDLKGIIVGGPGFTKEEFIQGDYLQYELKDKIIATVDTSYTGEPGIREVIDKSADILDNLDVMHEKKQVQRFLKELTKDKGLCSYGENQVRTNLIMGAVDTLLISEDLSSMRKTFECTNCGTQIEATVKTQAEADKFDEKCPNCNDTFKEVASKDLADEFVEKAEEMNTVVEFISTETEEGMQLFRAFGGIAAVLRYYVEY